ATCGACTCGCGCAGCCGATCGGTCGCGTCCAGCCAAGGCTGTCTTATGAAATCCAAACGGTTGGAGCGGGAACGCGCGTCGGTACGAATATCGAACCGCTCCAGCTTCAGGTCTACAATCGAAACCCCGTTCGGACTGGAGGAAACCGATGCGAGCCGCGGAACTGTTCGTGCAGTGCCTGGAAAACGAGGGCGTCGAGTACATCTTCGGGATACCGGGGGAGGAGAACCTCGACGTGATGGATGCCCTGCTGTCGGCGAAGGTCCGTTTCATCACGACCCGCCATGAGCAGGGCGCGGCCTTCATGGCCGACGTCTATGGCCGGCTGACCGGCAGGGCGGGTGTCTGTCTGGCTACACTCGGACCCGGTGCGACGAACCTGGTGACCGGTTTCGCCGACGCCGACATGGACCGCGCCCCGATCGTCGCGATCGCGGGGCAGGGTGCCACCACACGCATTCACAAGGAGAGCCACCAGGTACTGGATCTGGTCAACCTGTTCGAGCCGATCTCCAAGTACAGCGTGCAGGTGCGTGAGCCGGGGATCATTCCCGAGATCGTGCGCAAGGCCTTCAAGGACGCCCAGACCGAGAAGCCCGGCGGCAGCTTCATCGCCCTTCCCGAAAACATCGCGACCGAGAACGTCGAGGGCAAGGCCCCGCTGAAGGTCCAGCATCCCCTGGCGCCGCTTGCCCGGGAGGAGAAGATCGAGCAGGCCGCCGCCTTGATCGACGGGGCGCGGTATCCGCTGGTCATGGCGGGAAACGGCGTGATCCGCGCGGGCGCGTCGGACGCCCTGGTGCGCTTCGCCGAGACGCTGAACATCCCGGTGGCGACGACCTTCATGGCCAAGGGCGTCATCCCGTTCTCGCACGAACTCTCGCTCGGCACCGTCGGCCTGCAGGCAAAGGACTACGTCGCCTGCGGTTTCGACCGCGCGGACGTGGTGCTTTGCGTGGGTTACGACATGGTGGAATACCCTCCGCACCTGTGGCACCCGGACCGGGAAAAGCGGATCGTCCATCTGGACATGAGTCCAGCCGAGGTCGACGAACACTACATCGTCGCGGCCGGGGTGATCGGGGATATCGGCAGCTCCCTGGAACGAATCGCCGCGCGTGCGGCCCGGCACGAGACCTACTACGCCGGGAGCCTGCGCCAGACGATCGTCGAGGAGATCCGCGCCCACGTCGAGGACGACGGCTTTCCGGTCAGGCCGCAGCGGATCCTCAGCGATCTGCGCAAGGTCCTCGAGCCGGAGGACATCGTGATCTCGGACGTGGGCGCCCACAAGATGTGGGTGGCGCGGATGTACGAGGCGGAGCGGCCCAACACCTGCATCATCTCCAACGGTTTCGCCTCCATGGGGATCGGGGTCCCCGGGGCCATCGCCGCCAAACTCGTCAAGCCGGACGCGACGGTGGTCACCGTCACCGGCGATGCGGGCTTCATGATGAACTCCCAGGAGATCGAGACCGCATTGCGCCTGGGCACCGCCATCGTGATCCTGATCTGGAACGACTCGAAGTACGGTCTCATTCGCTGGCATCAGCTACGGCGATTCGGCCGCGAGAGCCACATCGATTTCACCAATCCGGACTTCGTCAAGTATGCCGAGAGCTTCGGGGCGAAGGGATACCGTGTCGACGCGGCCGG
The sequence above is drawn from the Gammaproteobacteria bacterium genome and encodes:
- a CDS encoding acetolactate synthase large subunit translates to MRAAELFVQCLENEGVEYIFGIPGEENLDVMDALLSAKVRFITTRHEQGAAFMADVYGRLTGRAGVCLATLGPGATNLVTGFADADMDRAPIVAIAGQGATTRIHKESHQVLDLVNLFEPISKYSVQVREPGIIPEIVRKAFKDAQTEKPGGSFIALPENIATENVEGKAPLKVQHPLAPLAREEKIEQAAALIDGARYPLVMAGNGVIRAGASDALVRFAETLNIPVATTFMAKGVIPFSHELSLGTVGLQAKDYVACGFDRADVVLCVGYDMVEYPPHLWHPDREKRIVHLDMSPAEVDEHYIVAAGVIGDIGSSLERIAARAARHETYYAGSLRQTIVEEIRAHVEDDGFPVRPQRILSDLRKVLEPEDIVISDVGAHKMWVARMYEAERPNTCIISNGFASMGIGVPGAIAAKLVKPDATVVTVTGDAGFMMNSQEIETALRLGTAIVILIWNDSKYGLIRWHQLRRFGRESHIDFTNPDFVKYAESFGAKGYRVDAAGDLAPILRRAIADDTVVVIDCPVDYEENMKLTEMMGSLVCPV